GACTGTGTTTACACTGTATTGGTCTGTTGTGCTTGGTTCTCTGTATATACACTCACCTTGTGTACAATTTAATCAAAACGTGAGAATGAACAGTATCTTGTGTGGATGCAGTAACATGTTGAGGCTCAGTGTagtaaaactgaattaaaacagTTATTTTGGTCGATGTTATTTGCAGCAGGATGCTAGTGGACAATACAAAggatacattttgtatttaacttATTATATTAACCCAGACCATAAAGAGAaaactgatgataataaaagaaagcTGGAAATAGTCCACCatagtgttttctctctctccacggTCACTCTGGGGCTCTGTAGTCATcacctgttttctctcagtctctccatcTCCAGCAGACGCTGATccaaagacagacagtgagctCACGTTAGAGTGCTCTCTGCTGAGGTACTTCCATCCTTGTCCAAAGAACAGTGTGCGCTGGGTGAATGAGACAGGAGCTGAGCTGCTTGGTGAAGGAGTCGGGTACGAGTTCCTCGGACAGCAGAACTGCGTCTCTGCTCTGAGAGTAAAGCGTCAGGACGACCACAACAGGAGATACACCTGCCAGTTTGTTAACAAGAGCAGAGTAGAGATCCAGGCCGACTACACACCTGTCTTCTTCACAGGTAGGATGTGACATGTACTCAGAGAGAAAAGTGAATCCTGTAACTCACCTATAATGAAGCAATAAGCGATTAGACTGAGGTCACATGTTGTACTGAAGTTAATTTCTTTGGCTAACTGCTATCTACAGACCCACAGACGACAGACCTCAAACCTCTTCAGACCTACATCATCGTGGGCACAGTGGTCGGGGGGGTGGCACTCCTGGTCGTCATTGCTGCTGTTCTCATCAAATACAGGAGGAGAGACAAAGTGACGGAGGGTCAGTAAAACAGAGGAAGTATGAACTGTCATGTGCTGTGGTGTGATATAAGGACAGCTATTCATTTTTAGATATCAGCGCATCAGTggtatttttctttaaacatgGACTAAAAACACGAGTTGACTGACTCCACATCATTATATGAGCTCTGAATCACGtgttaatttaatataaataggTAAATTAGTCCATTAAGTCCGTTATTGTCTACATCAGCCCAGAATTAAGTGAGCATTAAGCACACTGTGCTTTTTCTATGGTGTGATATACCTTGCAGTACTAATTTAAAGTGtgaataataacattattaatgTAAATTAACCACATAATGTACAGAATGATAATACATGAAACTAATGTTTGAAATTGTACCTTTTGTTCCAGGTGTTCAGAAATCAGGTCCCAAGTCCCAACATCAGGTGAGTTCAAATCAGCTTTTAATCGACGCCGTCACTGGAGACACACGAGCTGCTTCCCAAACATGTTCATATGCTGTGtgttacagacagacagacaggcaggcaggcaggcaggtagacaggtagacagacagagcCAAAAGAAGTGAACTCATCCCAACAGTCACACTGATGTTGGTGCATGTAAAGTAACACAAAATATACACCAAGAAGTTCAGGTGGTAAAAATACATTCAATCCAGAAAAGTTTGTGTTAAACCAACTGACTCTCACCTGCGCTCAGTGCTGCCACTGCTGGCTGGAAACTGCAGTGCAACTAAACCAGTGTAGGAggtttattttaaattaaactgcAACTGGTTCAGAATGCTGCAGCCCGGATCATCACCAGGACCCCTTCTATCAGTCACATCACCCCCGTTctccaacagcttcactggctcccaGTCACATACCGCATCTCATataaaatcctcctcctaaccttcaaagccctccataacctcgcccctccatacctgactgaactcctccacataaacacacccagccggactctcagatcatcatcctccatcaacctcacgatccctcctgcccgtatgaccaccatggggtccagagccttcagccgctctgccccccgcctctggaactccctgtttaaacaagcctactcactgtaacatcactctgcagatctcccaccccttggtttttttaattttttgactttttatcttgctttttcactgtttgtttttaactgtgtgttgtacggtgtccttgagtgccttgaaaggcgcctataaataaaatgtattattattattattattattattaaatcagtTTGTACTTAAGGCTCAGAAACAGCTGCGACAGTGTGCGCTTCATGTCCGTAACCTGTGTGTTGTTTGCACTTGCAGGACGAGCCGGAGAACAATATGACCTATGTCTCTGTGAACCATGCTCATCAACAGGCCTCTCCTAACATGAGGGTGAGTGACTCCGTACACCTGTGTGTgctctgctgtggttttctaATCCTCTGACGGCTTAATCTTGCAGTTCAGTGATGGAATGTATTTTATAATAGATGGGGTATTGTCATTTGGCCCTGAGaactatacacacactacaaGGTTACCGTAAACGACAACAGTTCTTTGGTTGATGGAGTGAATCGTGTAAAacctctgtttttttgttgtgacaGGTGAAACAGGAAGAGCAGGTAACTTATTCTACAGTCAGGGCTCCAGGGAGGACAGAGGCAGACAATGATCCCAACAACCTCTACAGCAATGTccaaataagaaaataagaaaatgagtAAATCATGAATTCTTATTCATTGCTTTGTTGTGGGTGAGCAAACAGAACAGATTCACAAtcagaaaaagctgcagagcCTCACAGTTTCTTCTTGTGTTATTAAGATAAAGGGTGGGATGTGAGCCAAACTGAATGTATTAACTTTATTCTGCCAGCTGAAGCTCTCTATTTTGTTGTACATCTCTGTGATATTGCCATGACATCCTATGTtgctctgctttgtgtgtgtttagcttgtcagcaagatgaaataaaagtgacttGAGAGTCTTTTTCCTGCCACTTCA
Above is a genomic segment from Pempheris klunzingeri isolate RE-2024b chromosome 18, fPemKlu1.hap1, whole genome shotgun sequence containing:
- the LOC139217825 gene encoding uncharacterized protein isoform X2; the protein is MRWMDETGDVLLGEGVGYKFLGQKNCISALRVKRQDDHNRRYTCQFVNNNRVETQADYTPVFTDPQTTDLKPLQTYIIVGTVVGGVALLVVIAAVLIKYRRRDKVTEGVQKSGPKSQHQDEPENNMTYVSVNHAHQQASPNMRVKQEEQVTYSTVRAPGRTEADNDPNNLYSNVQIRK
- the LOC139217825 gene encoding uncharacterized protein isoform X1, yielding MLQRREASHHFCLLRMALLELIVIIVLQFEGISGQIYVYKTPGHEAVLPCGRAASYDPTCTNIGWLHDRVNSAVTMAVGNEGDVRRSLVTDCSLFIKNITAEDAGRYICRLKRDIDQNAFIYLNVLTISPSPADADPKTDSELTLECSLLRYFHPCPKNSVRWVNETGAELLGEGVGYEFLGQQNCVSALRVKRQDDHNRRYTCQFVNKSRVEIQADYTPVFFTDPQTTDLKPLQTYIIVGTVVGGVALLVVIAAVLIKYRRRDKVTEGVQKSGPKSQHQDEPENNMTYVSVNHAHQQASPNMRVKQEEQVTYSTVRAPGRTEADNDPNNLYSNVQIRK